In Pseudodesulfovibrio alkaliphilus, the genomic stretch AAAAATCGGACAGGATGTTTTCGAGGATATCTTCGACCAGGCGCTCCCTTCCCTGCGCGAGTTCAAGGGAACGGCGGAAAAAGTCTATCTGGGCGAGTTGATCCGCCAATCCGGGGGTGATCTGGCACGAATCCTGGAAGTGTCCGGTCTTTCCCGCTCTCATTTGTATTCCCTGCTCAAGAAATATGGGCTGTCCCTCTGACGGGCTGGGGAAAAAACGGACGATTCTCATGTCGGTTGCCGTCAGGAGGTCCGGTTAACCCCCAATAGCCGCAATTTTTTTTGCGCAGGGGCTTTTTTGGGCTTCCTTTCATTTCGTCATGTGTGTATGGAGGGCTAATACTTTTGCGTTCCGTGCACGGAAACCATTTTCATCAACATAGGAGAGACAGATGACCAAAGCAGAACTTGTTGCCAAAATCGCTGAGAAGAACGGCACCTCCAAGGCCCAGGCCGAGGCGTCCATGAATGCCATTCTCGAAGTCATCCAGGCCGAGCTGGCCGCCGGAAACAAGCTGACCCTGACCGGGTTCGGCACCTTCAGCGTCAGCGAGCGCAAGGCACGCACCGGCCGCAACCCCCGTACCGGCGCGGACATCAAGATCCCCGCCTGCAAGGTTGCCCAGTTCAAGCCCGGCAAGGTTCTGAAGGAAGCTGTTAAGTAGTTCGCGCCCGCGCTGTTGGCGAGGGAGCCCTCCCGGTTTTCGGGAGGGCTCCCTCTTTTTTTTTCATGTCCGGGCAGGGGATTGTTTCCTTGTTCTTTCCATGAAAACGGACACGTCTGTTTTTTCGGATTCATTTTCGTGTTGTGTTTTTTTCGTAACAGCCTAACTTTATGGAGCAGAGTCGCCATCAGCCGTAGTCTTCTCCCGATCTTCACGCTGGCAGGGGAGTCCGTTTTTTCGGACGCATTGGCGACCCCCCCCCTGTTCTTATTCCCACCCGACCAGACCCAACGCCCCGTCATGGCGTGATAAATTCCCAAGCAGTTTTTTTGGCATGGATGTTGATTAAGCCGGGCCGGATTGTCCGGTCCGCATGTGACCGCACCCGCGGAATATTTCTGACAACAACGCCTCAGAGGAGAACGACCACATGTCCAAGATGAAAACCATGGACGGCAACACGGCTGCGGCCTGGGTTGCCTACGCCATGAGCGAGACGGCGGCCATTTATCCCATCACTCCCTCGTCCACCATGGGCGAGATCGCGGACGAATGGGCCGCGCAGGGTCGCGAGAACATTTTCGGCCAGAAAGTGCGTATCCGCCAGCTGCAGTCCGAGGCGGGCGCAGCGGGCGCGGTGCACGGAGCACTGGCCGGCGGTGTCCTGACATGCACCTTTACCGCGTCCCAGGGGCTTTTGCTCATGATCCCGAACATGTACAAGATCTCCGGCGAGCTTTTGCCCGGAGTCTTCCATGTCTCGGCCCGGGCCATCGCTGCCCATGCCCTGTCCATTTTCGGCGATCACCAGGATGTCATGGCCTGTCGCCAGACCGGCTTCGCCATGCTTGCCTCGGCCAGCGTCCAGGAGGTCATGGACCTCTCCCTGGTGGCCCATCTGGCCACGGTGGAGGCCAGCGTGCCCTTCCTCAGCTTCTTCGACGGGTTCCGCACCTCCCACGAAATCCAGAAGATTGAAGCCATCGACTATGCGGACATGAAGCCGCTCCTGAACATGGACAAGGTGGCCGCCTTCCGCGCCCGGTCCATGAACCCCGAGCATCCGGACATCCGGGGCACGGCCCAGAACCCCGATATCTACTTCCAGGGTCGCGAGGCGACCAACGCCTACTACGACGCCATCCCTGGCATCGTGGAGGAGTACATGGCCAAGGTTTCGGCCCTGACCGGCAGGAACTACAAGCCCTTTGACTATGTGGGCGCACCCGATGCCGAGCGCGTCGTCATCGCCATGGGCTCCGCCTGCGAGGCCATCGAGGAAGTGGTCAACGCCCTG encodes the following:
- a CDS encoding HU family DNA-binding protein, which encodes MTKAELVAKIAEKNGTSKAQAEASMNAILEVIQAELAAGNKLTLTGFGTFSVSERKARTGRNPRTGADIKIPACKVAQFKPGKVLKEAVK